The DNA sequence GTCCACCATGTCACCCTGAAGCCAGGACAAGCCATAATGGGCCAAATTGGAGTCCAGACTAGTCCCAGCCTGCACCCTGGGGAGGGGTCCCCAAGAATCTTCTGACCCAGGCCCCCAGACTGCTTCTCCTGACAAaaactgccccacccccctcggGCCTCAGCCTGAAGGGCTCTTTGCGCCAGGGGACACTGGACCCTCCTGTCCATTTCTGCCCAGGGTGTGTCGACCAGACAGTGTCTATACGCCCAGGGTTTTCTTCATGGCCTCATACACCACATAGCTGATGCCACCTGCTGGCAACACCTTCAGTAAGGTGGGAGTCATGCCTCGGTACAGCCCAGGCCAACCCTGCTGGGCCAGGATCCGCCGGAAGATTCCACACATGGTGGGGTTTGATCCCTTCACGGTGTCTGTGGAAACAGGGGAAAGCTTAGAGTTGATCCAGTCTCCTGGGGGGCCAGAATGTTGCGGAGTGGGTGAAGCCAGGGGCAGAGGTGTGGGGGTCAGTTGGGAAGGAGTCTGGAAGGCTTTGAGAGGAAATTGGTCACTTTGGGGAGAGTGAGGAGATCAACTCAGGCAGTTTTAAGGATTTGTTTTTAGGAGCATCCTAAAAAACATTCAGGCTTATTTGGGAGGGAGCTTCTGAGATCTCCCGGAGACTTGGCAAGTGTGCTAAGGGGTAGTTTGGGGATATTTTTAAGATTAGGGTAGTGAACTGAGGACCTGTTTGGATGTTTGTGGATTGGTTCAGGGGCTGAGAGTCCATTTGGGGAAGCCACATTTGGGGAGTATCCAGGTTAGTGGGGGCAGTGGTTATGACATCTTCCTATGACATCGGGACATCTAAGAGTCAGATTTAGCAAATTTAGGAACTTCAGGAATTTTGACTTTTGGAGCCAATAAGAGCTGGGTCTGTTTTGAAGAAGTTGGGGGACATTTTGGGGAAACTATGACTGGAGGCCATTATGGGGGCCTGGGTCATGTTTGGGGACATTTGTGGGGGTCAGTTGAACTAAGTGaactaaaatgttcattttagtgGTTTGTAGGTTAATTTCAGGGCTGGGATCAGATTTGGGGGTGAGTCTTGGTGGGTTCAGAGGTCAGCAAAGTTGGCCAGGATCAGATGTGGAGAGTTTGGGAGTCAGTTTCAGGGGATGAGAAAGTTCAGAGTCAAGGACGAGGGGAGGGGCATGTCCAGTGGCTAGTGGCACTAGTCTGACCTTGGGCCTGCATCCTGGTGCGCACTAGAGTAAGCGGGTAACTGGCCATCTGGCCACAGGTCGTGGACAGCGTCACAGATGACAAACTGACCAGGCCACTAGGATTCTCCATGTCCCTGCCTGACTTCAGCCAGAAACACCTGAGCGTCTGCAAAAGAAAGGAGTCAGGAGGACGTTCACGACGGGCCTGGGTTCATACCACTCCTggccctccccgccccggggTGGGGGACCCACACCTCGTAGACGGCCAGGTCGGTGCAGGCATAGGGGATGATCCCAAGCATGTTGGGCAGGTAGCCGCGGTATAGGGCACGGGTGCCCTCCCGCTCCAGGATCTGCCTTGCACAGTCCAGCAGCCCCTTGTACTGGCCGGTCCGGCGCAGGGTCAGCCGCGTCTTCAGCACCTGGGGagcgggaggagggaggtggcttACCTGAATGTGCTCATTGACCCTCAGCAGCGGCTGTTGTCTCCATCCTACAGCTGAAGAAGCTGAAGCTCAAAAGTGCACAGAGCTGAGTTTCAAACCCAGAGCCATCCGACCCCTTGGCCCGTGTATGATCTTGAGCCAGGGTTCAGAAGCTCAAGTGCTGACGGAGGTCGGGAGGCTAACGGAAGCGATGTGGACTGAGTGTGGAGGCTGTGGCCGCTTACCCCTAGCGGCAGCCAGACATAATGCCATGGGAATGCATAGCCCAGGTGGCCAGATTTGCCAGTTTTCCAAGAGAAGCCAGACATTGGGATTTGTATGAAATGCCCCGACATCAAAATATTGGCCACTCCACAATTGCACACCAAGTGCAGTAGGGAGGATTCTAAGGTGGTCCTCAAGAGGTTCCCACCCCCTGATGtgtatgcccccccccccccgaccttgATAATGTGCTAGACTTGTAAATAGGATTGGGTATCACTCCCCTTGACAAGTTACATGACGTGATGAaagtgaagggattttgcagaggTAATGGAGGTCCTTAAGCAGTTGGCTTTAAGTGAAACGGCACAAATTGTGCTGGGTGGGCCTGACCAAATCAGGtgagccttttattttatttaaaaaaaattttttttaatgtttatttatttttgagacagagagagacagagcatgaacaggggaggggcagagagagagggagacacagaatctgaaatgggctccaggctctgagctgtcagcacagagcccgacgcagggctcgaactcatggactgtgagatcatgacctgagccgaagtcagacgcttaaccgactgagccacccaggcgccccaggtgagCCTTTTAAATGAGTCTGCTGCCAGAGACAGAAGAAATCAGAGAGATTTGGGAGCATCCCAGACACTCTTCAGTTTGTCTTAAACAAGCAGGCTGTTGTGGAGAGGACCACATGGCAGGGAACAGTGGGTGGCCTCTAGGAGCTtaggacctcagtcctacaaccataAGAAACTGAATCCTGCCGGGGTGCTggtacctcagttggttaagcctctgactttggttcagtttacaatctcacagttcatgagtttgagccccatgtcgggctctgtgctgagagctcggagcctggagcctgcttcagattctaggtctctctctctctgcccctcccccacttgtgcacttgcgagctctctctctaaaaaaaaaaagaaggaaagaaagaaagaaaagaaaaaggaaaggaaagaaaaaacggAGTCCTGCCAATGACCAGGAATCTTGTCCGAAGACCCAGGCCTCTCATGGGTTCATTGTTGCCCAaccagcaccttgatttcagcctgatGGGACCCTGAACAGAAAACCCGACtagctgggcgcctgggtggctctgtctctgcccctcccccacttgtgctgtgtgtgtctctcaaaaataaaaataaaaacattaaaaaaaaaaaaaaaaaaaaagaagaagacccGAATAGCCAGTGCCCAGGTATGACCCACGGAGACACATAATAAATCTGTATCATTTGAGGCCACTGAGTCTGTGGCAGTTTGTTAGGTAGCAACAGCACACAAATATCCTGGAGGAAATTTAACTAGTCAAGGGCAAGagttatatggaaaaaaaaaaaaaaatttttttttttaaagaccgtTAAAGCACATAAAAGGAGATGTgaacaaatggaaatgttttccaTTGCTAAAAAATGCCAATAGATGACTTTGTTTTCTGAACTAGACAAGTTACTCCTAAAGTTTTTATGGGAGACCCAACGGGAATGACCtgataaagaagagaaaggatgggGCGGTGGTGAGAAAGCATAAGATCAAGCCTCAAAAATTAAAGACAGTAGGTAaagctacaggggtgcctggctggctcagttggggggagcacgcaactcttgaggtcagggtcgtgagtttaagacccacgttgggtgtagagatcacttaagttaataaaataaagaaatggaggcaaAACTATATCGACAGTAAAAtgattggtggtttccagggattCAGGAGGGAAGCAGGACGGGGTGAGTCAGTGGAACACAGAGGATCTTTCGGGCAGCGGAACTACCCTGTACGACCCTGTAGTGgcagatacatgtcattatacatttgtacaAACTCATAGAAGATACAACACAAGGAGCAAACCTAATGGCAACTACGGGCTTTAGTAATAATGTATCTATGTCAGCTCATCGattgcaacaaatgtaccaccGCGGGCACAATGTTAATAGCACAAACTTTGTACGTGCGGAGAGAGGTATGAGGGACCTCTGTACttcctgcttaatttttctgtaaatctaaaactgctgtacaaaaataaaatcttaattgtcaccccccacccccacccccacccacccaaagaaagaaaaaaggcatgaGTGTGTGGACAGACCCTCCTGAGCAAGGAGACGAAAGCCAAAATtacacccaaacacacacagttTAGCAAATTACACAGGTGGCATCTTGGGTCAttgaagagaaaaggaggggaccCATCCAGTAGATAGACGTGGGGAGCATCTGGAATAAAGGTTTGACAGCACACCTCCTAGGAAggagaagatgaggaggaggaggggaagagggaggtaagaaggaggaaaagcagtAGCCACTGGCAGCTGGTTTTCGCCTTGTTTCTTCTTCCACGAGGTATGCTCTTACCTCCATGGGGTTGATGAGCGTCTGGGAGGTGGCCACAGCTAGGGAGCCGGCAAGGAGCCGTTCCTGAATGGGTGGGGACCCGTGCACTCGGCAGAAGTAATTCTTAcactgggggaggagagaggagcaggagagaaCCGCTCACCATCTTCCTAGCTGGAACCCACCCTAGGTCTGGGGCCAGAGGGTGCAGGTGTGCCTTGGGTAGGGATCTGGGCTTGTGAGGGGCATCAGACAGGTGTGGGTCGAAGGGTGGGGCTGGAGAAAGCAGGCCGTCCCCGCCCACCTGTTCAAAGACCGAGAACTTGATGGCATACTCGGGGGCAATCTTGAGGACGTTGATGCCATTGCCCCGCCACAAGGAGCGGAAGCCCCCCTCCTGGACCATGCTTCGGAGCCCCCCCAGCAGGTTCATGAAGTTAGTCTTGGAGGAGTAGACCTGCGGGGAGGGAGGCCCCCCGGCCCTGTGAGGagcaccgccccccccgcccTGATCTCCCCTTCCGTGCCAGCTTGGAGCTCAACCCCAGCCTGTCCCCACTCTGTCCCTGGCCAGCCCCACAGTTCTGTGACGCAGCACACACACCCAGAGGCCCatctcctcatcttcctctcctCGCCAGGCCCAGTTTGCCTTCAAGGCCATCCCAAGACCCTATCCCCAATTCCCTTACCCCCAGTTCAACCTGTCCATGGCACTGCTCTCTCAGCTCCTCCAGCCCCAGGTCGTGCCGCCTCCACGTGGGCTCCCGTTCTACCCTCGCTCTTCTCTCCATCCAGCCTTCTCCCGACTCCAACCCTCGTCCcggccccaccctcacccccgaCCTGCCCtccatcatctctctccctctcgctctctcctctccacctccgTCCAACCGCACCCCGCGGGCTCCCGCGCCGCACTCTAGGCGCACCTGCATATACACCTTGGCTCGGTCCAGAGGGGCCGTGCCAGTGCGGGATACCGCGCCTGCCATGGCTCCTGAGAGCAGACACTTCCAGAGGGCCCCCTCGCTATCCACTTCGAGGACGTCCACGGGGACCATCAGCTGCTCTCCTGTGTCCAGCACCTGTAGGGCAGACCCAGCTCCCACCCACACTATGAGCCAGGCTGGAGCTCTTTCCTCGAATCTCCAGAAAGCCCTCCACGTGAAAGGCCCGCCCCGGTCCCCACTGCTTCAAGGTCCGCTTGGAGGGGAGTGGGTCATGCAGAGGGGGCAGGCAGCATGGCCTTGTAGCCCAGCGGctaggctggggggggggggctgctggtAGACCTACAGTTCCCAAACTCACCTGCCGAGATGGGAGATGCTCCAGGTCATTTTCATGGACATGCCCAAACACATACCCATACACGTGTGTACAGCCCGGGTtccgggaggggggcgggggtgggctgggaggtggggcttTGGTGAGTAAGGCCTTGACCCTCTTAAACAGGGTCTGGACCCTCAAGCAAGGCTTCTGAGCCCCCTCGGGTTGGGCTCCCATGCAGCTGGAGGGTTAGGACGCCCAGATTCAAAACCCAGCAACCATGTGGGAGAGCCACCTTGTCAATTTGGGCACCAGAGCATGATGAGGTCACAGAGGCCCTTGTGACCTCACTGGATATGGTGGGTAGAATGAGGGTGTCCCCCACAAAATGCCCACATCCAAATCCCTCTAAACCCATGAACTTGTCATGTTACACGGCAAAGGGGAAAGTAAATTTGCCGGAGGAATTAGGGTCGCTAACCAACCAGCTGATGAGACGGAGAGATTATTCTGGATCGACTGCATGGGTCCAGTCTGACCTCCTGAGTCCTTAGACAGTGAAGAGGGAAGTATAGCATTCGGTGTTCAAAGGATTCAGTGTAAGAAAGACTCGACCGAGCTTTGCTGGCGTTGCAGGTGGGGGAGGCATCCGCCAGCCCCCGAGTGCGGGCAGACCCTCCTCgaagctggaaaaggccaggaAGCAGATTCTCCCCTGGAGTCTCCAGAAGGAGCTTGACTTTGGCCCCGTGAGATTCATGTCAGACCTCTGACCTCTAGAACAATAGACTTGTGTTGCCTGAAGCCACcgagtttgtggtcatttgttagagcagccataggaaactaacgCACTGGGTTTCGTTGTCATGGCAATGGGAGACAGAAGTGAGGGAGAATGGGAAGGTTCTGGAGTtctgggagggagagacacagttGGTCCCCAAAATAAGGCAGGCCGTAGGGTTGGAGGCAGCCCGGGTTTGAATCCCATCTAGGACAactcttgctgtgtgaccttgggataCTCGCTTTACTTCTCTCGAGTTTCAGTTTCTGCGTTTGTAAATCGGAAGTAATGCTAAGCCCTACCGCATGGAGTCAATGGGCTCTAAGGAGTCTTCAGGGAGAGAGCACCCATCCTCCAAGTGGTTTGGTTCAAAAATCTTGATGTCATCCGtgattcctccctctctctcatgcgCACGCTGTCAGCAAATCCTGGCTTAACCTTTAACATACACCCAGAATCTGGATGCTTCTAACCACGTCTCGGGCCTCCACGCTGGTCCAGCCCCATGATGGGTCCCCCCGGACAGGTGCTGTCACGGCCACTCTGATCCCTCCCACTCTCACCCCCCAGTCTGTCCTCCCCACAGTGGCCACCAGAGGACACCAGTGAGCACCTGAGTCCCGTcctgccctcctctgcccacagcccTCCAGGGCTCCCACCACCCCAGGTAGAAGCCCAAGTCCTCCCTGAGGCTCACCACACCCTGCACAACCTGTCCcgccccctcttccctccctccctccctccctctttccccgtTGCCCACTCTGCTTCAGCCCCACgggcctccttcctcttcctccaacaCGCCAGGCATGGTGCTGCCCCAGGGCCCTTGCACTGGCTCTcttctctgcctagaatgctgtTTTCCTAGACATCGCCATGCTGCCTCCCTCGCTGTCTTTAAATCCTTTAAATCCTTATGCAAACATCTCCTTCTCCCTGATGCTGCCTCTGGCCACCCTATTTAAACTCTGCCCTGTAGGATTTCAtatcccccttccctcctttgcTGGTACCTGTAGCGCCTTCGTTTCCCACATGGCTACACATTCACTCACGTGTGTTATCATTGTTTGTCGCTCCCCACTGGAATGTGGGGTCTACGAGAGCAATGGTGGTTGTCCGTTTCACTCACTTCCATGTCCCGTGTCCAAAACCGGGTCTGGCACCAGGTGAGGGTCCGGCAAGTAGATGGTGAATAGGTGAAGAAGGTAACACCTCCAGGAGCTTAGCCCACAGCCGTGGTGTGTAGTACCTGCTCAATAAATGCGAGTTCTTTTCCCTCTAAAGATGTTAGTTGAAGCACctcttattttggggagacatagAACGAGAAGAGCAGTCTTTCTGGTGTCACACTGCATATCAGCAGGGCCTCCTAAGTCCCAACCAGTGTAATGGGTTGCAAGAACGTGAACAAGAACACAGACGTTAACGGACCCGATTCAATCAAATCAAAGTGGTAATACTCGATGCCGGTGTGACTGAAGTAAAACTAGTAACGCTCATTCCTTGTTGGGGGCTGCGTCTATCGCATACGAGTTTTCTGGTGGCACGATCCTGGAATAGTCCTAGCCTTTGGCCCAGCGATCCTGCTTCTGGGCATTGATCCTCAGGACATAatttaaaggaagtaaaaatacaaCATCGTTAGCCAGGTTTCATTTCTTAGTTGAGTGTGTGGAAAATCAAGTCtatgtatgtgtacgtgtatCGGTTAGCTACAGCTGCATGACAAAGTACCCCAACTGTAGCAGTTTGAAACACAGAAAAGATGGTATCTTCAGTGCCTTTTATAATCTCTTCTTGGTAGTAACATACTATCACTGCTGTTGGATCCTCTTGGTCATACAGACTCTCCTTGGTTCAGTGAGAGAGGGGACTACCCAAGAATGTGAGTTCTAGGAGGAAGAGATCCTTGGGgaacatcttgtttttttttggtttgcttgttttttgtttttcctttttttttttaacgtatattcatttttgagagacaaagagcgtgagcggaggaggggcagagagagagggagacacagaatccgaagcaggttccaggctctgggctgtcagcacagagcccgatgtggggctcgaactcatggactgcgagatcatgacctgagctgaagttggatgcttaaatgactgagccacccaggcaccctgggaacaTCTTGGAGGGTGACTATCATGGTCCACATAGGAAAAAGGTTggtaattagaatttttttttaatgtttatttttgagagacagagacagagtgcaagtgggggagggccagagagagagggagacacagaatcccagtcaggctccaggccgtgagctgtcagcacagagcctgacgcggggctcgaactcacgatccgagccgaagttggactcttaaccgattgagccacccaggtgccccatgttcgGTCACTTAAAGACAGGCAGAAATTGGACTGAGTCTACAGGCTGAGGAACAGTGCCAGCGACTGccaaaagctggaagaggcaagaaggatCCTCTCCTAAAGTCTCTTCAGAGGGATCATGGCCCTCCTGACCctctgatttcagacttctagactTCAGAACGGGGCAgacaataaattcctgttgtttcttATTCACGATATAGCccaaagtggaagcaacccagtgtCTCTCGTTGGATGAAGGGTAAACAGGATGTGGTCCATCCATACAACGAAATAgcgttcagccttaaaaaggaaggacatccCGGCACCTGTTACATCGTGGATGGACCCTGAGGACATTGTGCTCAGTGagaaaagccagtcacaaaaggacttCATGACCTCCCTCACAGGAGGTCCCTAGAGGAGCCCTGtccacagaaacagagaggggatggtgggagccaggggtggggagtcAGTGCTTCATGGGGACGGGGTCTCagtctggggagatggaaagttctggagatgggttgTGGGGGTGGCTGCACAACCATGTAATGTGCTTGACTGAGCTGTATACTTCGAACTGGTTAGGATGAGGGGCACCAactcagtcggtggagcctctgactcgatttcggctcaggtcatgatcttggggtttgtgagttcgagccgtgcatcCAGTTCtccactgacagcactgagccagcttgggattctctctctctctctctctctctctctcagaacaaacacatattttaaaaaaatggttaagatggtaaattttacgtgtattttaccacaatgaaaaaatatttcaatctaAAGCATTTGCCATTTTAAGGCCCCGGTTGGTGGTAATTTACAGCCCTGGGCAAACAAATACCCTTGTGTAATTAGAGTACTGGAAAAATCCAAAGTGCTCATGAACGTGGATTTCTCACTGCCCCCACTTTACAgctatggaaactgaggcttaaagagggAGTCACTTCCTGGTCTCCTGGAACTGCGTGTGACGGAGGACGGcccatgtccctcccctgctgggtaGTTTGAAGcggccccccacccacccaccccttttCAGCAAAAACCACAACGAAAGAGCTTAGACAGTGTATCCTTTTGCTCTTTCCTTGGAAATAACACACACAGGCGGGGAGGTGAGACACGGTGTaggtgggaaggggaggtgggggggtccTCCAGCCCCCTGAAACAACACAGCTCCTCTTTCGCAGTCCTCTAATGGGGTTCCCCAAAGACTTGGGAGGAGTGAAGGGAGGGGGTCCCCAGTTATGCTAAGCTCAGAATCCAACTATAAAGTGCAAAA is a window from the Leopardus geoffroyi isolate Oge1 chromosome A2, O.geoffroyi_Oge1_pat1.0, whole genome shotgun sequence genome containing:
- the SLC25A41 gene encoding mitochondrial carrier protein SCaMC-3L — translated: MGAQPEGAQKPCLRVQTLFKRVKALLTKAPPPSPPPPPSRNPGCTHVYGYVFGHVHENDLEHLPSRQVLDTGEQLMVPVDVLEVDSEGALWKCLLSGAMAGAVSRTGTAPLDRAKVYMQVYSSKTNFMNLLGGLRSMVQEGGFRSLWRGNGINVLKIAPEYAIKFSVFEQCKNYFCRVHGSPPIQERLLAGSLAVATSQTLINPMEVLKTRLTLRRTGQYKGLLDCARQILEREGTRALYRGYLPNMLGIIPYACTDLAVYETLRCFWLKSGRDMENPSGLVSLSSVTLSTTCGQMASYPLTLVRTRMQAQDTVKGSNPTMCGIFRRILAQQGWPGLYRGMTPTLLKVLPAGGISYVVYEAMKKTLGV